AGACTGAGATGGAGGTAAACCTTCAAGGGAATCCTGTGGTTAACCAAGTTATTAGCAACTTCGAAATCCCTAGACCTATGTATAACAATGGGCATCAagcttgggtattgtcttctggCCCTTGTGGCATTGCAATGTTTGATGGGAATTCTTACCATCAGGTGAGGATAATTTAATATTCTATGCATGTAGTAGTGCCCTAGGTTACTTGGACTTGAGTTTGAGTGTCCGACATGGGTATGTTTCTAACAGCgatatgtttgatttttttctaagttttcccatgtatttggaggatccttTGAGATTCATATAACCATACTTAATGGTGAATATAGCTGTTGGACACGGATACTTCACGAAAAGTAGAGTCAGAGCAACATAGGTAGCAGCTGATTGAACTGTTCAATCATGTCAAAGTTTTAGATGATGAATAGCCGTTGAAAGCAATTAAATCTGTGTCCAACAATTATTTTTTGTTGGCTTTACTTCGTATGGTAAAAGATTTTTTCTCGATTGTTCAAGAAAAGTAGAGTCGGAGCAACATTGGTAGCACCTGATTGAACTGTTCAGTCATGTCAAAGTTTTAGATGATGAATACCCTTTGGAAGCAATTAAATCTGTGTCCAACAATTATCTTTTATTGGCTTTACTTTGTATGGTAAAAGATTTTGGCTCGATTGTAATCTTCATACCTGCCAACAGTGTCATTGGCCCGAGATTTGACATTCTGATTATTTGCCCTTGCGACCGCTTAAACAAACACCATGAGATTAACTTGTATGTTGGAGGACCGAAATTCAGGTCCTCATCGTTTACACTGCTGTAATTGTACACTTGAGTTCAACTACCTGTAGAGATGCCAAACTTGTTTATGCAGCCTCTAGCTTCTGAAATGTGTATAAGTTACAAGCTAATGTATTGATAAGGCAACAGTAATTGTGGAACTAAATTTCATTGTTATGTCTAAATAACAGATGAGATGACTAATCTATCAAACTTTTGGTTACTGAGATTGATCCCTTTAGTGAAGAGCTGTATTGAGTCCCAATTAGGTTCTCCTGTCACATGAGTTGAATCCTGCTGTATGACATTCACATGTTGAATCTCTTTGACAAAAATTAACATATCCATGCCATGATAGTGAATATGAAACCAGTTGCTTAAGTAGATTATGCTCATATAATGCTTCTATGGCATCAAGCAACATATGCTCGATTTGTTTTGTTTACTCTTTCTAGTTTTTGTTCTCTCAAAGGCTAGTTTTAGTTTATCATGTCTTAAGGAATTGAATCTGCCTGCACAGTCATTGATTATTATGATCATCCTTTACCGCAGCAAACTTGATCTAATTTCATGAATCAGACACATTCATCCGGCCAATGTCACGATTTATAGCTGAAGGACTGACAGACATGCGTCGAAATCTGACTGTTTTCATGGATCATGGTCATTTCTTGTGATAGAATAGGTGAAACATACAGCACATGAAGCCCTCACCCAGCCAGTTTTTGCTGCTGGACATGTTTCTTGTATATTTAGTGTAACTTTGTAACTCATACATGATTACATCTTCTGTATatcaactctttttctttttttcctcttttttagtTGTCTAAACATAGTTTTCATGGGGTTTTTGAGAGTACTTCCCTGCCCCTCAagatgtatataaattatatatagaaAATGAAAACATGACTTCTACTGTCATTAGTTTCAATCCAAATCTATGATCTTCTGAGATGCTTATTTTGTTGTTTATAAGCAATAATGATAATATAGTTATATATATAGATGCAATCTGAAGTTCCACTGTACATTAGAAGTTCCTTGTTTTACATTGAATATGCTTTCGAAAAAGCATTCACTCAAAGCTTTACAAAATTTAGGAACATTAAGCTACATCTCCTCCAAACTTCAAACCCATTTATTAGTAACCTCTGATTGTGTTGATGATGGTGTTGTGCCATGGATCTGATAGATGCTGCAACAGGTTCTCAAATGGCCCCTTCCCAGTCACATTGTGTTGAACTACAAACCCCAAGAATGCCAACATTGCCAATCTCCCTGCACATTCAAACGCCAAAAAATTAAGCCACGTTCTTTACATGAACATCATGTGTGTGTGCGTGTGTGTGTGCATGCATACCATTGGCAAGCTCCTTTTCCTTGGCTTCAAGTGTCGGGGCAAAGTTGAGGGGGTTGAAAATGCTACCAGGGTAACCACACTCATGAGGGGGCAAGCTGTATTGCTTGAAGATAGGGTCCTGGTTCACACAACCAGGGTTCTTGATGTCTTGCCACCTTCTGATCTCCACATAGTGGAACAAAATGAACTCGATAACAAACAAGGTCGAGGACGATGCGAAGTATTCGGCTTTACCGGCATCATACCATTGAGGAGCGTTAATTATCCCAATCTTAGTGAAAACTTCGGGCAGAAGCATCCCTGCAACACCCAACATAGCCCAACGTCCATTCACGAGCTCAGCTTGTACATACCATCTTAAGTTCTCAGGGTCCTCAGCCAATCCAAGAGGATCAAAGCCATTATCACCTGGAAGACTGAAAAATTCTTTACACCTTTAgttcataaaatcat
The Gossypium hirsutum isolate 1008001.06 chromosome A07, Gossypium_hirsutum_v2.1, whole genome shotgun sequence genome window above contains:
- the LOC107926709 gene encoding chlorophyll a-b binding protein 4, chloroplastic, which encodes MATVTTQASAAVFRPCASKTRFLTGSSGKLNRDVSFKPVAATSTSSFKVEAKKGEWLPGLPSPAYLNGSLPGDNGFDPLGLAEDPENLRWYVQAELVNGRWAMLGVAGMLLPEVFTKIGIINAPQWYDAGKAEYFASSSTLFVIEFILFHYVEIRRWQDIKNPGCVNQDPIFKQYSLPPHECGYPGSIFNPLNFAPTLEAKEKELANGRLAMLAFLGFVVQHNVTGKGPFENLLQHLSDPWHNTIINTIRGY